The following are encoded together in the Pseudomonas sediminis genome:
- a CDS encoding MFS transporter, which translates to MNARRITLLLCTAETLGMAGFALFAALLPQFQALWGLSNTEAGWIGGGFFLGYMLAVPVLTGLTDRHDARLIYLAAMLLTAVASAGFVFADGFWSALLWRVLAGIGLAGTYMPGLKALSERIDGASQSRAIAFYTASFGLGTALSFTLSGELAKLGGWQLPALLSGACALLAWALVYWGLAPKAVEAHAPRNLLDLAPLRNRAVLAYCLAYAMHNLELFALRAWLVAFVVFSGHLQGVDPWLSGTWVAMLATLIGMPSSILGNELALRFGRQRWLIGVMLSSALLAAVVGLGAALPFWAMLGLILIYAVTVTADSASLTAGLVSVAPASHRGAAMALYSCTGFTGAFLGPLLFGMTLDALGDQQLLGWWAAFALMGLLLTLGPLALWWAGRGREERSRL; encoded by the coding sequence ATGAACGCCCGCCGCATTACCCTGTTGCTGTGTACGGCCGAAACCCTCGGCATGGCCGGTTTCGCCCTGTTCGCCGCGCTGCTACCGCAATTCCAGGCACTCTGGGGTTTGAGTAATACCGAGGCCGGCTGGATCGGCGGCGGCTTCTTTCTTGGTTACATGCTCGCCGTGCCTGTGCTCACCGGCCTGACCGATCGGCACGACGCCCGGCTTATCTACCTGGCGGCCATGTTGCTGACGGCCGTGGCCAGCGCGGGTTTCGTTTTCGCCGATGGTTTCTGGTCCGCATTGCTCTGGCGCGTGCTCGCCGGTATTGGTCTAGCGGGCACCTACATGCCGGGGCTCAAAGCCCTGTCGGAACGTATCGACGGTGCCTCGCAGTCGCGTGCCATCGCCTTCTACACCGCCAGCTTCGGATTGGGCACGGCGCTGTCGTTCACGCTGTCTGGCGAGCTGGCCAAGCTCGGCGGCTGGCAACTGCCGGCGTTGCTCAGTGGTGCCTGTGCGTTGCTGGCCTGGGCGTTGGTGTACTGGGGGCTGGCGCCGAAAGCGGTAGAGGCACACGCGCCGCGCAATCTGCTGGATCTGGCGCCGCTGAGAAATCGCGCGGTGCTGGCTTACTGCCTGGCCTATGCGATGCACAACCTGGAGCTGTTCGCCCTGCGCGCCTGGCTGGTGGCCTTCGTGGTGTTCTCCGGACATCTGCAGGGCGTCGATCCCTGGCTGTCGGGCACCTGGGTGGCGATGCTGGCGACGCTCATCGGCATGCCGTCGAGCATCCTCGGCAACGAACTGGCGCTGCGTTTCGGGCGTCAGCGCTGGCTGATCGGTGTGATGCTCAGCTCCGCGCTGCTGGCCGCCGTGGTCGGCCTGGGCGCGGCGCTGCCGTTCTGGGCGATGCTGGGGCTGATTCTGATCTACGCAGTGACCGTCACCGCCGACTCGGCTTCGTTGACCGCCGGACTGGTCAGCGTCGCCCCGGCCAGCCACCGTGGCGCGGCGATGGCGCTGTATTCCTGTACCGGCTTTACCGGCGCGTTCCTCGGTCCGTTGCTGTTCGGCATGACTCTGGATGCTTTGGGCGATCAGCAGTTGCTCGGCTGGTGGGCGGCGTTCGCGCTGATGGGCCTGTTGCTGACGCTCGGGCCGCTGGCGTTGTGGTGGGCGGGTAGAGGGCGCGAGGAACGCTCGCGCCTCTGA
- a CDS encoding alpha-D-ribose 1-methylphosphonate 5-triphosphate diphosphatase — translation MSSEQILNNARIVTAEREFLGTLLLRDGLIAAVDEGASRLPQAQNLGGDYLLPGLVELHTDNLEKHMSPRPGVDWPSTSAVLTHDAQIVAAGITTVFDALSIGDINPRGRRMQQLPAMIEAIASSEAAGQTRAEHRLHLRCELCHPDALTIYRDLVEHPLVALVSVMDHSPGQRQFAKVEKYREYYMGKYHLSPAEMEEFLQEQIANSRQYSDRQRRAIVEDCHSRGISVASHDDATLAHVQESAGFGMAIAEFPTTLEAARASHELGLKVLMGAPNVVRGGSHSGNIAAAELARHGVLDILSSDYYPASLLHAAWLLAGQDNDYDLPAAIATVSRAPARAAGMDDRGEIRVGLRADLVQARAHGQQPVIQQVWRQARRVF, via the coding sequence ATGTCGTCTGAACAGATTCTCAACAACGCCCGTATCGTCACTGCCGAGCGCGAGTTCCTCGGCACCCTGCTACTGCGTGACGGGCTGATCGCCGCCGTGGATGAGGGCGCCAGCCGCCTGCCGCAAGCCCAGAATCTGGGCGGCGATTACCTGCTACCGGGGCTGGTGGAGCTGCACACCGACAACCTGGAAAAACACATGAGCCCGCGCCCCGGGGTTGACTGGCCGTCGACCTCGGCGGTGCTGACCCACGATGCGCAGATCGTCGCCGCTGGCATCACCACGGTGTTCGATGCGCTGTCCATCGGCGACATCAACCCGCGTGGCCGGCGCATGCAGCAATTGCCGGCGATGATCGAAGCCATCGCCTCCAGCGAGGCAGCCGGGCAGACTCGCGCAGAGCACCGCCTGCACCTGCGCTGCGAGCTGTGCCATCCCGATGCGCTGACGATCTACCGCGACCTGGTGGAGCACCCGCTGGTGGCGCTGGTGTCGGTGATGGATCACTCGCCCGGCCAGCGCCAGTTCGCCAAGGTGGAGAAGTACCGCGAGTACTACATGGGCAAGTACCACCTGAGCCCGGCGGAGATGGAGGAGTTTCTCCAGGAACAGATCGCCAACTCGCGCCAGTACAGCGACCGCCAGCGTCGCGCCATAGTCGAGGATTGCCACAGCCGGGGCATCTCGGTGGCCAGCCACGACGACGCGACCCTGGCCCACGTACAGGAGTCTGCCGGCTTCGGTATGGCCATCGCCGAGTTCCCCACCACCCTCGAGGCAGCCAGGGCCAGCCACGAGCTGGGGCTGAAGGTGCTGATGGGCGCTCCGAACGTGGTGCGTGGCGGCTCGCATTCGGGCAATATCGCCGCCGCCGAGCTGGCGCGCCACGGCGTGCTGGATATCCTTTCCAGCGACTACTACCCGGCCAGCCTGCTGCATGCGGCCTGGCTGCTCGCCGGGCAGGACAACGACTATGATTTGCCTGCGGCCATCGCCACCGTGAGCCGCGCACCGGCCAGGGCGGCGGGGATGGACGATCGCGGCGAGATTCGCGTCGGCCTGCGCGCCGACCTGGTCCAGGCCAGGGCCCATGGTCAGCAGCCGGTGATCCAGCAGGTGTGGCGCCAAGCACGAAGGGTGTTCTGA
- the phnP gene encoding phosphonate metabolism protein PhnP, translating to MRLTLLGTGDARQVPVYNCSCPACDASRVYPARRRGPCCALIECGAQRWLIDSGLTDLTERFAPHSLSGILQTHYHADHAQGLLHLRWGQGLIIPVHGPDDPEGLADLYKHPGILDFSQPFAAFERRQLGELSVTALPLTHSKPTFGYLLKGQDRRIAYLTDTVGVPEASCAELQRAPLDLLVLDCSTAPQPVAPRNHNDLTRALEVVERLQPTQAVLTHIGHSFDAWLLEHPDALPPGVTLASDGLVL from the coding sequence ATGCGCCTGACCCTGCTCGGCACCGGTGATGCCCGCCAGGTGCCGGTCTATAACTGCAGTTGCCCGGCCTGCGATGCGTCCCGTGTCTATCCGGCGCGTCGCCGTGGCCCCTGTTGCGCGCTGATCGAATGTGGGGCACAGCGCTGGTTGATCGACAGTGGCCTCACCGATCTTACCGAGCGCTTTGCGCCACACAGCCTCAGCGGCATCCTGCAGACCCACTACCATGCCGATCACGCCCAGGGCCTGCTGCACCTACGCTGGGGGCAGGGGCTGATCATCCCCGTGCATGGCCCGGACGACCCGGAGGGCTTGGCCGATCTGTACAAGCATCCGGGCATTCTCGACTTCAGCCAGCCATTCGCCGCTTTCGAGCGTCGCCAACTGGGTGAGCTGAGCGTTACCGCACTACCGCTGACCCACTCCAAGCCGACCTTCGGCTACCTACTAAAGGGGCAGGACAGGCGCATCGCCTACCTCACCGATACCGTCGGCGTGCCGGAAGCGAGTTGCGCCGAGCTGCAGCGCGCGCCACTGGATCTGCTGGTGCTCGATTGCTCCACCGCGCCGCAACCCGTCGCACCGCGTAACCACAACGATCTGACCCGTGCGCTGGAGGTCGTCGAGCGCCTGCAACCGACACAGGCAGTGCTGACCCATATCGGCCACAGCTTCGATGCCTGGCTGCTGGAGCATCCCGACGCCTTACCGCCAGGCGTGACGCTGGCAAGCGATGGCCTGGTGTTGTGA
- the phnG gene encoding phosphonate C-P lyase system protein PhnG — protein MNETDPNIAARQRWMGVLARAGSALDSHEAALKDSAYQLIRSPEVGMTLVRGRMGGTGSAFNLGEMTVTRCVVRLADGRTGYSYLAGRDKRRAELAALADAHLQGNDQARWLDDLIEPLAREQREQRLNRAARTATTQVEFFTLVRGED, from the coding sequence ATGAACGAAACCGATCCGAACATCGCCGCGCGTCAGCGCTGGATGGGCGTCCTGGCCCGCGCCGGCAGCGCTCTCGATAGCCATGAGGCGGCGCTGAAAGACAGCGCCTACCAACTGATCCGCTCCCCCGAGGTGGGCATGACCCTGGTGCGCGGGCGCATGGGCGGCACCGGTAGCGCCTTCAACCTCGGCGAGATGACCGTGACCCGCTGTGTAGTGCGTCTTGCCGACGGCCGAACCGGTTACAGCTATCTGGCAGGCCGTGACAAGCGCCGCGCCGAGCTGGCCGCCCTGGCCGACGCGCACCTGCAGGGCAACGACCAGGCGCGCTGGTTGGATGACCTGATCGAACCCCTGGCCCGCGAGCAGCGCGAACAGCGCCTGAACCGGGCCGCCCGTACCGCCACCACTCAGGTGGAATTTTTCACCCTGGTCAGAGGAGAGGACTGA
- the phnL gene encoding phosphonate C-P lyase system protein PhnL: MNNPIEVSGLSKTFTLHQQNGVVLQVLRDLNFAVRGGECLVLHGQSGAGKSTLLRTLYGNYLAAGGSIRIRHQGEPVDLVGAEPRQVLAVRRQSLGYVSQFLRVIPRVSTLDVVMEPALSRGWTRSDAEARAKALLGRLNVPEALWQLAPGTFSGGEQQRVNIARGFMVEWPVLLLDEPTASLDDANRQVVLALINEAKAAGSALIGIFHDRIAREAVADRYLDMSAAAAQPEYVYVV; the protein is encoded by the coding sequence ATGAACAACCCGATCGAGGTCAGCGGCCTCAGCAAGACCTTCACCCTGCACCAGCAGAACGGCGTCGTCCTGCAGGTGCTGCGTGACCTGAATTTCGCCGTGCGCGGCGGCGAGTGCCTGGTGCTGCACGGCCAGTCCGGCGCCGGCAAGTCGACCCTGCTGCGCACTCTGTACGGCAACTACCTGGCGGCCGGCGGCAGCATCCGCATCCGTCACCAGGGCGAGCCAGTTGACCTGGTCGGCGCCGAGCCGCGCCAGGTGCTGGCGGTGCGTCGGCAGAGTCTGGGTTACGTCAGCCAGTTCCTACGGGTCATCCCGCGCGTGTCGACCCTGGACGTGGTGATGGAACCGGCGCTGTCGCGTGGCTGGACGCGTAGCGATGCCGAGGCGCGGGCCAAGGCGCTGCTAGGCCGGCTGAATGTTCCTGAGGCGCTCTGGCAACTGGCGCCGGGCACCTTTTCCGGCGGCGAGCAGCAGCGCGTCAATATTGCCCGCGGCTTCATGGTCGAGTGGCCGGTGCTGCTGCTCGACGAACCCACAGCCTCGCTGGATGACGCCAACCGCCAGGTGGTGTTGGCGCTGATCAATGAGGCCAAGGCCGCGGGCAGCGCGCTGATCGGCATCTTCCACGACCGCATCGCCCGCGAGGCGGTGGCCGACCGTTACCTCGACATGAGCGCCGCCGCGGCGCAACCGGAGTACGTCTATGTCGTCTGA
- the phnF gene encoding phosphonate metabolism transcriptional regulator PhnF, translating into MRPFQTMNLSRQSEPLYRELAAVLREDVQHMSPGDYLPGEMQLAARFSVNRHTLRRAVDELVLEGRLLRRQGKGTQVLAKPLVYPVEAGSAFSQSLSALGHRVEAQLIERLRRSGSNEECRHLQLPDGSELLELVTLRLLDGQPLSLIRHRFCISLAPLLADYQGGSLRQYLAERDLPLTRTFSLIGARLPSREEAAHLLMPRHAPLLSVLTLSRDPAGRAVELAQSSSRADRFQYQVAT; encoded by the coding sequence GTGCGCCCTTTTCAAACGATGAACTTGTCTAGACAAAGCGAACCGCTGTACCGCGAGCTGGCCGCCGTGCTGCGCGAAGACGTGCAGCACATGAGCCCGGGCGATTACCTGCCAGGCGAGATGCAACTGGCCGCGCGCTTTTCCGTCAACCGTCACACCCTGCGCCGCGCTGTCGACGAGCTGGTGCTCGAAGGCCGCTTGCTGCGCCGCCAGGGTAAGGGCACACAGGTGCTGGCCAAGCCGCTGGTGTATCCGGTAGAGGCGGGTAGTGCGTTCAGCCAGTCGCTGTCTGCGCTTGGTCACCGCGTCGAGGCGCAACTGATCGAACGTCTGCGTCGCAGCGGCAGCAACGAGGAGTGCCGCCACCTGCAACTGCCCGATGGCAGCGAACTGCTCGAGCTGGTCACCCTGCGCCTGCTCGACGGCCAGCCGCTGAGTCTGATTCGTCATCGCTTCTGCATCAGCCTGGCGCCGCTGCTGGCTGACTATCAGGGCGGCTCGCTGCGCCAGTACCTGGCCGAGCGCGATCTGCCGCTGACACGCACCTTCAGCCTGATCGGCGCGCGCCTACCCAGTCGCGAGGAGGCTGCGCACCTGCTGATGCCGCGCCATGCGCCGCTGCTCAGCGTACTCACTTTGTCCCGCGATCCCGCTGGCCGGGCGGTGGAGCTGGCGCAGTCCAGCAGCCGCGCCGACCGCTTCCAGTACCAGGTAGCGACCTGA
- the phnN gene encoding phosphonate metabolism protein/1,5-bisphosphokinase (PRPP-forming) PhnN encodes MQGRLIYLMGPSGSGKDSLLQAARAPLEAHGCRFARRVITRSAESVGEDALGVTPAEFERLEGEGAFALSWRANGLAYGIPREVDDWLNAGQDVLINGSRGHLDTARQRYPDLLAILLQVDEAVLRQRLLARGRETPEQIEQRLARSRSFAVVGGASAATVAQEHICVLDNSGPLQQTVNCLLHLLDETLRCA; translated from the coding sequence ATGCAGGGCAGGTTGATCTATCTGATGGGGCCCTCGGGCTCGGGCAAGGACAGCCTGTTACAAGCCGCACGTGCGCCGCTGGAGGCGCACGGCTGCCGTTTCGCCCGGCGGGTGATCACCCGCAGCGCCGAATCGGTGGGGGAGGATGCGCTGGGGGTGACCCCGGCCGAATTCGAGCGCCTGGAGGGCGAGGGCGCCTTCGCCCTGAGCTGGCGCGCCAATGGTCTGGCCTACGGCATCCCGCGCGAGGTCGATGACTGGTTGAACGCCGGGCAGGATGTGCTGATCAACGGTTCGCGCGGTCATCTCGACACAGCGCGGCAACGCTACCCGGATCTGCTGGCGATTCTCCTGCAGGTCGACGAAGCGGTGCTGCGTCAGCGTCTGTTGGCCCGCGGTCGCGAGACGCCGGAGCAGATCGAGCAGCGCCTCGCTCGCAGTCGCAGTTTCGCTGTTGTGGGAGGCGCTTCAGCGGCGACTGTTGCGCAGGAGCACATTTGCGTTCTGGACAACTCCGGCCCACTGCAACAGACCGTGAATTGCCTGCTGCACCTGCTCGACGAGACCCTCCGATGCGCCTGA
- the phnH gene encoding phosphonate C-P lyase system protein PhnH: MTTPHSSHWLQPAFDDPVLDAQVSFRAALGALAEPGLPRAMDRAHALGDLAPATYGLCLAFLDSDTPLWLAPRFDTPLIRANLAFHCGCPIVAEREIALFALLDEGELSDLSDFDNGSERYPDQSCTLLIQLDDLRAGVPLRWRGPGIKDVRGVNLPLPASFWQQRQARSAFPRGLDCFFAAAGEVIGLPRSTRVLIETEEAA, translated from the coding sequence ATGACTACGCCGCACAGCTCGCACTGGCTGCAACCGGCTTTTGACGACCCGGTGCTGGACGCCCAGGTCAGCTTCCGCGCCGCCCTCGGAGCCCTGGCCGAACCGGGGCTGCCACGCGCCATGGACCGTGCCCATGCCCTGGGCGATCTGGCCCCGGCTACCTATGGCTTGTGTCTGGCCTTCCTCGACAGCGATACGCCTCTGTGGCTGGCGCCGCGTTTCGACACGCCGCTGATTCGCGCCAACCTGGCGTTCCACTGCGGCTGCCCGATTGTCGCCGAGCGTGAGATCGCTTTGTTCGCCCTGCTTGATGAGGGCGAGTTGAGCGATCTGTCGGACTTCGACAATGGCAGCGAACGCTACCCGGACCAGTCCTGCACGCTGCTGATCCAGCTCGACGATCTGCGCGCCGGTGTCCCTCTGCGCTGGCGCGGGCCGGGCATCAAGGACGTGCGCGGCGTCAACCTGCCGCTGCCGGCCTCGTTCTGGCAGCAGCGTCAGGCGCGCAGCGCCTTTCCCCGTGGCCTGGATTGCTTCTTTGCCGCTGCCGGCGAAGTCATTGGCCTGCCGCGCAGCACCCGCGTGCTGATCGAAACCGAGGAGGCTGCCTGA
- a CDS encoding carbon-phosphorus lyase complex subunit PhnI, giving the protein MYVAVKGGERAIDNAHQLLASRRRGDTTIAELGVEQIRQQLPLAVARVMSEGSLYDEELAALAIKQAAGDLMEAIFLLRAYRTTLPRFGASEPLDTTQMQLERRISATFKDLPGGQLLGPTFDYTHRLLDFTLLAEGEYPAPETALADEPKPGPRVLDFLAEEGLMAREQDDGAPVPDITRKPLAFPASRAERLQALARGDEGFLLALGYSTQRGYGRNHPFAGEIRIGDVEVWMTPAELGFAVPLGDIEITECEMVNQFVGDSAEQAQFTRGYGLAFGYAERKAMGMALVDRALRAAEYGEEVQGPAQEEEFVLMHCDNVEAAGFVSHLKLPHYVDFQAELELIRKLRRQAPAEENR; this is encoded by the coding sequence ATGTATGTCGCCGTCAAGGGTGGCGAACGCGCCATCGACAATGCCCATCAACTGCTGGCCAGCCGTCGGCGTGGCGATACCACGATCGCTGAACTGGGCGTTGAACAGATCCGCCAGCAACTGCCGCTGGCCGTGGCTCGGGTCATGAGCGAAGGCTCGCTGTACGACGAGGAGCTGGCCGCACTGGCGATCAAGCAGGCGGCCGGTGATCTGATGGAGGCCATCTTCCTCTTGCGCGCCTACCGCACCACGCTGCCACGTTTCGGTGCCAGCGAGCCGCTGGACACCACGCAGATGCAGCTGGAGCGGCGTATCTCCGCGACCTTCAAGGATCTGCCCGGTGGTCAGTTGCTCGGCCCTACGTTCGATTACACCCACCGTCTGCTGGATTTCACCTTGCTGGCCGAGGGCGAGTATCCGGCGCCGGAAACCGCGCTCGCAGACGAGCCCAAGCCCGGTCCTCGGGTGCTGGATTTTCTCGCCGAGGAGGGGCTGATGGCCCGCGAGCAGGACGACGGCGCACCGGTGCCGGACATCACCCGCAAGCCGCTGGCTTTTCCCGCGAGCCGCGCCGAGCGCCTGCAGGCGCTGGCCCGTGGTGATGAAGGCTTCCTCCTGGCGCTCGGCTACTCGACCCAGCGCGGCTACGGGCGTAATCACCCCTTCGCCGGGGAGATCCGCATCGGCGATGTCGAGGTGTGGATGACGCCCGCCGAACTGGGCTTCGCCGTGCCGCTGGGCGACATCGAGATCACCGAGTGCGAGATGGTCAACCAGTTCGTCGGTGACAGCGCCGAGCAGGCGCAGTTTACCCGCGGCTATGGCTTGGCCTTCGGTTACGCCGAGCGCAAGGCCATGGGCATGGCGCTGGTAGACCGCGCGCTGCGCGCCGCCGAGTACGGCGAGGAGGTACAGGGCCCGGCGCAGGAAGAGGAGTTCGTGCTGATGCACTGCGACAACGTCGAAGCCGCCGGCTTCGTCTCGCACCTCAAGTTGCCGCACTACGTCGACTTCCAGGCCGAACTGGAACTGATCCGCAAGCTGCGCCGCCAGGCGCCGGCAGAGGAGAACCGCTGA
- the phnD gene encoding phosphonate ABC transporter substrate-binding protein has translation MFKRIGQVLAASALVTGSLLGSVQAAEELNFGIISTESSQNLKAMWDPFLADMSKQTGVKINAFFAPDYAGIIQGMRFDKVDVAWYGNKSAMEAVDRAGGEIFAQTVAANGAQGYYSLLVAHKDSSINSVEDMLKNASSLTFANGDPNSTSGYLVPGYYVFAQNNVDAGKVFKRSLNGSHEVNALSVANKQVDVGTFNSEGMERLEVTAPDKAAQLKVIWTSPLIPSDPIVWRKNLPQETRDKLRNFFMTYGAKPEEKKVLEGLQWGQFKPSDNDQLLPIRQLELFKKRSEVANNAALKDADKQAQLKALDAELAKLEQRMAEREKQNGASAG, from the coding sequence ATGTTCAAACGCATCGGCCAGGTGCTGGCTGCTTCCGCGCTCGTCACCGGTTCCCTGCTGGGCTCGGTCCAGGCCGCCGAGGAACTCAACTTCGGCATCATTTCCACCGAGTCTTCGCAGAACCTCAAGGCCATGTGGGATCCGTTCCTGGCTGACATGAGCAAGCAGACCGGGGTGAAGATCAACGCCTTCTTCGCCCCTGACTACGCCGGGATCATCCAGGGCATGCGCTTCGACAAGGTCGACGTGGCCTGGTATGGCAACAAGTCGGCGATGGAGGCGGTTGATCGCGCCGGCGGTGAGATCTTCGCCCAGACCGTGGCGGCCAACGGCGCGCAGGGTTACTACAGCCTGCTGGTGGCGCACAAGGACAGCTCGATCAACTCGGTCGAGGACATGCTCAAGAACGCTTCGAGCCTGACCTTCGCCAACGGCGACCCCAACTCCACCTCCGGCTACCTGGTACCGGGCTATTACGTGTTCGCCCAGAACAACGTCGACGCCGGCAAGGTATTCAAGCGCTCGCTCAATGGCAGCCATGAGGTCAACGCGCTGTCGGTGGCCAACAAGCAGGTCGATGTCGGCACCTTCAACAGCGAAGGCATGGAACGCCTGGAAGTGACCGCGCCGGACAAGGCGGCGCAGCTCAAGGTGATCTGGACTTCGCCGCTGATCCCTTCCGACCCCATCGTCTGGCGCAAGAACCTGCCGCAGGAAACCCGCGACAAGCTGCGCAACTTCTTCATGACCTACGGCGCCAAGCCGGAAGAGAAGAAGGTGCTCGAAGGCCTGCAGTGGGGCCAGTTCAAGCCGTCGGACAACGATCAATTGCTGCCGATTCGTCAGCTCGAACTGTTCAAGAAGCGCAGCGAAGTGGCCAACAACGCCGCACTCAAGGACGCCGACAAGCAGGCGCAACTCAAGGCGCTGGACGCCGAGCTGGCCAAGCTGGAGCAGCGCATGGCCGAGCGTGAGAAGCAAAACGGCGCCAGCGCCGGCTGA
- the phnE gene encoding phosphonate ABC transporter, permease protein PhnE, with protein sequence MTTLTTATPVAEGKRSWLQLIGWGLFFAVLAWSWQGAEMNPLALVRDAGNMATFAADFFPPDFSNWQHYLKEMVVTVQIALWGTVLAIVCAIPLGILCSENIVPWWVYQPVRRVMDACRSINEMVFAMLFVVAVGLGPFAGVLALFISTTGVLAKLFAEAVEAIDPGPVEGVCATGASALQEVIFGVIPQVLPLWISYSLYRFESNVRSATVVGMVGAGGIGVILWEAIRGFQFAQTCALLIVIILVVSAIDILSQRLRKLFI encoded by the coding sequence ATGACCACACTGACCACCGCCACCCCGGTCGCCGAGGGCAAGCGCAGCTGGCTGCAATTGATCGGCTGGGGCCTGTTCTTCGCCGTACTCGCCTGGTCCTGGCAGGGTGCGGAAATGAACCCGCTGGCGCTGGTGCGCGATGCCGGCAACATGGCCACCTTCGCCGCCGACTTCTTCCCGCCGGATTTCAGCAATTGGCAGCATTACCTCAAGGAGATGGTCGTCACCGTTCAGATCGCTCTTTGGGGCACGGTGCTGGCCATCGTCTGCGCCATTCCGCTGGGCATTCTCTGTTCCGAGAACATCGTGCCCTGGTGGGTGTACCAGCCGGTACGCCGGGTGATGGATGCCTGCCGTTCGATCAACGAAATGGTCTTCGCCATGCTCTTCGTCGTCGCGGTAGGCCTCGGCCCCTTCGCCGGCGTGCTGGCGTTGTTCATCAGCACCACCGGGGTGCTGGCCAAATTGTTCGCCGAGGCGGTCGAGGCCATCGATCCAGGTCCGGTCGAAGGCGTGTGTGCCACCGGCGCCAGTGCCCTGCAGGAGGTCATCTTCGGTGTCATCCCGCAAGTGCTGCCGCTGTGGATTTCCTACTCGCTGTACCGCTTCGAGTCCAACGTGCGTTCGGCCACGGTGGTCGGCATGGTCGGCGCCGGCGGCATCGGCGTGATCCTCTGGGAGGCCATACGCGGCTTCCAGTTCGCCCAGACCTGCGCGCTGCTGATCGTGATCATCCTGGTGGTGAGCGCCATCGACATCCTGTCCCAACGCCTGCGCAAGCTCTTTATCTGA
- the phnK gene encoding phosphonate C-P lyase system protein PhnK: MSAAERLQPAVAAAEPLFSVRDLTRLYGPDKGCQGVSFDLYPGEVLGIVGESGSGKSTLLSLLSGRCPPDRGAVSYRGRDGQWLDLYSVSEAERRTLLRTEWGFVEQNPRDGLRMAVSAGANIGERLMAQGVRHYGELRAAGLDWLSQVEIDPARIDDLPRTFSGGMQQRLQIARNLVSAPRLVFMDEPTGGLDVSVQARLLDLLRGLVRELDLAVVIVTHDLAVARLLADRLMVMRRSRVVEAGLTDQILDDPQHPYSQLLVSSVLQP, from the coding sequence ATGAGCGCCGCCGAACGTCTGCAACCTGCCGTGGCAGCGGCTGAGCCACTGTTCTCGGTGCGTGATCTGACCCGCCTGTACGGCCCGGACAAGGGCTGCCAGGGCGTGAGTTTCGACCTCTATCCCGGTGAAGTGCTGGGCATCGTCGGCGAGTCCGGCTCGGGCAAGTCCACCTTGCTCAGCCTGCTCTCCGGGCGTTGCCCGCCGGATCGCGGCGCGGTCAGTTATCGCGGCCGCGACGGCCAGTGGCTCGACCTGTACAGCGTCAGCGAGGCCGAGCGGCGCACGCTGCTGCGCACCGAATGGGGCTTCGTCGAGCAGAACCCTCGCGACGGCCTGCGCATGGCGGTATCAGCCGGCGCCAATATCGGCGAGCGGCTGATGGCCCAGGGCGTGCGTCACTACGGCGAGCTGCGCGCCGCCGGGCTCGACTGGCTGAGCCAGGTGGAGATCGACCCGGCGCGTATCGATGACCTGCCGCGCACCTTCTCCGGCGGCATGCAGCAGCGCCTGCAGATCGCCCGCAACCTGGTCTCGGCGCCGCGTCTGGTGTTCATGGACGAGCCGACCGGCGGGTTGGACGTCTCGGTGCAGGCGCGCCTGCTCGACCTGCTGCGCGGCCTGGTGCGCGAGCTGGACCTGGCGGTGGTGATCGTCACCCACGACCTGGCGGTGGCGCGGCTGCTGGCCGACCGGCTGATGGTGATGCGCCGCTCGCGCGTGGTTGAGGCGGGGCTGACCGACCAGATTCTCGACGACCCGCAGCATCCGTATTCGCAGCTGCTGGTTTCGTCCGTCTTGCAACCCTGA